A window of Cellulomonas wangleii genomic DNA:
GCCGTTCGACCGCGCCGAGCTCGACGCCCTGCTCGACCTCGCGGTGGCGGGCACCGCCCGGCTCACGGCCCTGCAGGCCTCCGTGCTGGCGGCGCCCGCCGCCGACGGGACCGCGACGCGGACGGCAGGACCGGCCGCCGGGGTCGGCGCGTGACACCGGCCGAGGGTGTCGTGGTCCCGGCCGGCGCACGGCTCGTGCTGGCGACCCACAACGCGCACAAGGTCGCCGAGCTGCGCGCGATCCTGGCGCCCGTGCTGCCCGGGCTGGACCCGGCCGCGGTGCTCGGCGCCCGGGAGGTGCACGCGCCCGAGCCGGTCGAGGACGGGCTGACGTTCGAGGCGAACGCGCTCCTCAAGGCGCGGGCCCTCGCGGCGGCCACCGGCCTGCCCGCCGTCGCCGACGACTCGGGGCTGAGCGTCGACGTGCTCGGCGGTGCGCCCGGCATCTTCTCCGCGCGCTGGGCAGGACGCCACGGCGACGACGCCGCCAACCTGGCGCTGCTGCTCGCCCAGCTGTCCGACATCGCCCCCGCCCACCGCGGTGCGCGGTTCGTGTGCGCGGCAGCCCTCGTCACGCCCGACGGCACCGAGCACGTCGAGGTGGGCACGCTGGAGGGGACGCTGGCCACGGCACCGCGCGGTGCGCACGGCTTCGGCTACGACCCGGTGCTCGTGCCGCACGGCGAGACGCGCACGTGCGCCGAGCTGACGCCGGCCGAGAAGAACGCGATCAGCCACCGCGGACAGGCGTTCCGTGCCCTCGTGCCGCACCTGGTGGCGGCGCTGCAGGCATGAGCGCGCCGCCGACCTCGCGTCCGGGCGAGGTGCAGCTCGTCGCGGAGTCCGTGACGTTCGGCTACCCGGGGCGCCCGGTGCTGGACCGGCTCGACCTCACCGTGGGCCCCGGCGACCGCGTCGGGCTCGTCGGGGAGAACGGCGCCGGCAAGTCGACCCTGCTGGGCGTGCTCGCCGGTCGGCTGCACCCGCAGGGCGGCGCGGTCCGCCGGCAGGGAACGCTGGCGGTCGTCGAGCAGGACCTCGCCGTGTCCGAGGGGGACACGATCGGCACGCTCGTCGAGGCCACGGGTGCGGCCACGCGCGCCGCGGCGGCCGACCTGCAGGCCGTGATCGACGCCTTCGACCACGAGGGCGGCGACGTGGCCGCGCTGTCCGCGGCGATCGCGCGCTACGAGCACCTCGCGGCCTGGGACGTCGACCGGCGGGTCGACGAGAGCCTGTCGCGGCTGCGCGCCCCCCGGGACCGCGACCGCCCGCTGGCCGAGCTCAGCGTGGGCGAGCGGTACCGCGTGCGCCTGGCCTGCCGGCTCGCCGAGCGCGCCGACCTGCTGCTGCTCGACGAGCCGACCAACCACCTGGACACCGGCGGGGTCGAGCACCTCACCGCGCAGCTGAGGGGGTGGGCAGGTGGGCTCGTCATCGTCACGCACGACCGTCGCCTGCTGGACGACGTCATGACGGCCATCCTCGACATGGACCCGTCGATGGACGGGCGGCCGGTGCTGTACGGCGCGGCGCGGTACGCGGACTACCGGTTCGCGCGCGACCAGATGCTGCGCCGGTGGCGGGCCCGCTACCGCGCCGAGCGCAAGCGCGCCCGGGTCCTGGCCCAGCGCCTCGACGCGTCGTACGAGGGCCTGTCGGACGAGTGGCGCCCGCCCAAGGGGTCGCACGCCCACCGTCGCGCCACCCGGGCGCGGCAGCACGTGAAGGCCGCCGACCGCCTGGTCCAGCGCCTCGAGGCGCAGGCCGTCGAGGTGCCCGTGCCCCCGCCCGCCCTGCAGTTCCCGGACCTGCCGTCCGTCCCCACGGACTACACGGGTGGTCCCCTCGTGGACCTGCGGGGCGCCCGCGTCGCGGGGCGGCTCGACCTGCCCGGGCGCCGGGTGGACGTCATGCCGGCGAGCCGGCTGCTGGTCACGGGCCCCAACGGCGCCGGCAAGTCGACCCTGCTGGCGGCGCTCGTGGGCTCGCTCGTGCTCGACCGGGGCACGCGGACCGTGGCGCCGGGCGTCCGGCTGGGCGTCCTGGCCCAGGAGGGGCCGGGGGAGCGCGCCGCGGCACCGGGTGGCGCGTCGCCGACCGCGTTCGACGCCTACGCCCGCCACGCCCTGGACCTGCTCGAGGCCGGCGCCCTGGACCCCGACGCGCTGGTGCCCGTCGCGGCGCTCGGCCTGCTCACCGAGGAGGACCTCGAGCGTCCCCTGCGGGAGCTGTCCGTCGGTCAGCGCCGCCGGTTCGACCTGGCGTGCGCGCTGCTGGCGGCGCCGCACGTGCTGGTGCTCGACGAGCCGACCAACCACCTGTCCGTCGGGCTGGTCGACGACCTCACGGTCGCGCTGCGGGCGACGTCGGCCGCCGTGGTCGTCGCGACCCACGACCGGCAGCTGCGTGCCGACCTGGCCGACTGGCCGCAGCTCGACCTCGGCACCTGACACGGCACCTGACACGGCACCTGACGCGGCACCTGATGCGGCCCGGCGCCGACGGCGGCGCGGGTCAGGGCAGGCGGCCCGCCCACGCCATCGCCTGGCGCAGCAGCAGACCCTGCCCGCCGTTCATCTCGACCTGCACCGCCTCGGCGCACGCCTCCTCCGGCGTCAACCAGGCCAGGTCCAGCGCGTCCTGCTGCGGGCGGCAGTCACCGGCCACCGGGACCACGTACGCCAGCGACACCGCGTGCTGGCGGGGGTCGTGGTACGGCGTCACGCCGGGGGTCGGGAAGTACTCGGCGACGGTGAACGGCTGCGGCGACGCCGGCACCTGCGGCAGCGCGACGGGGCCCAGGTCCTTCTCGATGTGCCGCAGCAGGGCGTCGCGCACCCGCTCGTGGTACATCACGCGCCCCGACACCAGTGCGCGGGACATCACGCCCTCGTTCGTCACACGCAGCAGGAGCCCGACGGCGACGACGTCGCCCGACTCGTCCACGCGCACGGGCACGGCGTCGACGTAGAGGATGGGCAGCTGCCGGCGCGCGGCGCCGATCTGCTCGGCGGACAACCAGCCGGCAGGACGCTCGGGGCCAGGGTGGAACTCGGCGGACGCGGTCACCGTGCAGTTCTACCCCGTCCGCGGCGTGCGGGCCGCATCGCCTCGCTGGGGGCAGCGGGCGGCGGAATAGGGCCGGAGGGGTCGGTGCTGTACCGGGGGAACCCCTGCAGGACGGAGACACACCCATGAGCACCATCACGCTGACCGCCGACACCATCTCCAGCACGGTCAAGGACAACGACATCGTCCTGATCGACTTCTGGGCGGCGTGGTGCGGCCCGTGCCGCATGTTCGCACCCGTCTTCGAGGCGTCCAGCGAGGCGCACCCGGAGGTCGTGCACGCGAAGGTCGACACCGAGGCCGAGCAGCAGCTGGCCGCGGAGCTCCAGATCACGTCCATCCCGACGCTCATGGCGTTCCGGGACGGGATCCTCGTCTTCAACCAGGCAGGTGCGCTGCCGGCCCCGGCGCTCGAGCAGGTCCTCGCGGGCGTCAAGGAGCTCGACATGGACGAGGTGCGCGCCAAGATCGCCGAGCGGTCCTCGGCCGCCTGAGACCCCTCGCCGAGCGGCGGGACGAACCGTTTCGGGGCGTCCCGCCGCTCGCGGTTGCAGGACCTGGACGCGGTGTTAGCGTGATGTGAGATCGCTCTCACCACAGCGTGACCAACGGGGGTCGCGCGGGGACCGGTCGCGGTGCGGCGCAACGGAGCGGCGCACCGGTCGCAGGGGCGACCGCCGCGCGCGCAGCGCGCGACGGGGTCGCCTTGGGGGCTTCACACCATGCAACCAACAGCACGGACCCCTCGGGGGTCCTCATCTCAGCACGCCCTGGACACGGTCACGGTGCCGTGGTGGAGGCGTGGGATCGCGACGACGGCGGCGCTCGCGCTGGCCGGCGCCGCGGCCCTCGTGATCGTCCCGCGGGACGACGCCGTCGCCGCCGACGGGATCGTCGACGTGGGTGCCGGCGGGTACGCCGCCGCACCTGTCGGGCCCACGCCCGAGGGGTGCGACTCGGTCGAGGCGGACCCGCGCTCGGCCCTGACGGACGACGCACCGTCCGGTGCGCTGCCGACCAACGACTGGTGGTCGTCGCTGCTGTACAAGCGGCTGGACTGCCGCCTGAGCGAGCCGCTGCACGCCCACCCGGTGTCGTACCAGCCGACGCCCGGGGGCCTGGGTCTGTCGACGCCGCGCGAGGCGACGCTGTCCGGGACGCCCGGCGGCATCGGCGAGTTCCACTTCCGGTTCGTCCAGGACGTCGTGGTCGGCGTTGCCGGGCTCGAGGCGCCGACGGTGCAGGTCGCGGGCTGGACGGACTGGACGGTCACGCCGTCCTGGTCCGACGGCACTCGCAGCCTGCGCGCGACGATCGGGCACGGGCTGCCCACCTCCTGGTACCACGTCCAGGGCGGCGACGCCGTGCTGTCGTCCACCCACGACGTGCGCGTGTGGGCGCGGGACGGCGCCACGCTCGGCTTCACCGCCAACGGCCACGACTACGCCGCGCACGCACCCACGGGTGCGACGTGGGACGTCACGGGGTCCACGCTCCGGTCCTCCCTGGGTGGTCGGGGCTACCTGGCCGTGACCGCGCTGGCCACGGCGGCCGACGCGACCGACGCCGACCGGGCCGCCGCGCTCGCCGCGGTCGACGGCTCCGCCCTCGCCGAGGTCACGGGCACCACGGCCGACTACACCTACGACGCCGCCGCCGGCGTGGTCCGGACCACCTACCGGCTGGAGACGACGCCGCTGGAGGCCGGTGCGACCGGCGCCCTCGTCGCGCTGTACCCCCACCAGCAGCGGTACGTCACCGCCGTCGACGGGGAGCAGCTCGACGCCGCGTACCCGAGCCCGCGCGGGGCCATGACGCCGTACGCGGGCACCACGTCCTTCACCACCGCCACGCCGTTCACGGGCGTCCTTCCGGAGGTGCCGGCCGTCGCCACGTCGTCCGGTGCGGCGCGCGCGACGCTGGACGGGCTGCTGGCCGAGGTGGCCGCCGACCCGATGCCGATCCTGCGGGCCGACACCTACTGGACCGGCAAGGCCCTGGGGCGGGCGACGCGCATCGTCGAGATCGCCGACCAGCTGGGGGAGACGCAGCTGAGGGACGAGACCCTGGCGCGCGTGCGCGCCACGCTCACCGACTGGTTCACCGCCACGCCGGGCAAGACCGGGCAGGTCTTCGCCTACGACGAGCGGTGGGGCACCCTCATCGGGTACCCCGCGTCGTACGGCTCGGACACCGAGCTGAACGACCACCACTTCCACTACGGGTACTTCGTCGCCGCGGCCGCCACCCTGGCCCGGTTCGACCCGCAGTGGGCGTCGGACGGGCAGTACGGCGGCATGGTGGACCTGCTCATCCGGGACGCCAACGGGTACGACCGGTCCGAGACCCGGTTCCCGTACCTGCGGGACTTCGACGTGTACGCCGGCCACGACTGGGCGTCGGGCCACGGGGCGTTCGTCGCCGGCAACAACCAGGAGTCGAGCTCCGAGGGCATGAACTTCGCCGGCGCTCTCGTGCAGTGGGGCGAGGCCACCGGTGACACCGCCGTGCGGGACGCGGGCGCGTACCTGTACGCGACGCAGGCCGCGGCGATCCAGGAGTACTGGTTCGACCGGGCCGAGGCGATCCCGGACGGGTTCGGCCACTCGACCCTCGGCATGGTCTGGGGCGACGGCGGCACGTACTCGACGTGGTTCTCCGGCGAGGCCGAGATGATCCAGGGGATCAACACGCTGCCCATCACCGGGTCCCACCTGTACCTCGGCACGCGACCGGACGACGTCCGGTCCAACTACGCCGAGCTGGTGAAGGCCAACGGCGGACCGCCCACGGTGTGG
This region includes:
- the rdgB gene encoding RdgB/HAM1 family non-canonical purine NTP pyrophosphatase; translated protein: MTPAEGVVVPAGARLVLATHNAHKVAELRAILAPVLPGLDPAAVLGAREVHAPEPVEDGLTFEANALLKARALAAATGLPAVADDSGLSVDVLGGAPGIFSARWAGRHGDDAANLALLLAQLSDIAPAHRGARFVCAAALVTPDGTEHVEVGTLEGTLATAPRGAHGFGYDPVLVPHGETRTCAELTPAEKNAISHRGQAFRALVPHLVAALQA
- a CDS encoding ABC-F family ATP-binding cassette domain-containing protein, with amino-acid sequence MSAPPTSRPGEVQLVAESVTFGYPGRPVLDRLDLTVGPGDRVGLVGENGAGKSTLLGVLAGRLHPQGGAVRRQGTLAVVEQDLAVSEGDTIGTLVEATGAATRAAAADLQAVIDAFDHEGGDVAALSAAIARYEHLAAWDVDRRVDESLSRLRAPRDRDRPLAELSVGERYRVRLACRLAERADLLLLDEPTNHLDTGGVEHLTAQLRGWAGGLVIVTHDRRLLDDVMTAILDMDPSMDGRPVLYGAARYADYRFARDQMLRRWRARYRAERKRARVLAQRLDASYEGLSDEWRPPKGSHAHRRATRARQHVKAADRLVQRLEAQAVEVPVPPPALQFPDLPSVPTDYTGGPLVDLRGARVAGRLDLPGRRVDVMPASRLLVTGPNGAGKSTLLAALVGSLVLDRGTRTVAPGVRLGVLAQEGPGERAAAPGGASPTAFDAYARHALDLLEAGALDPDALVPVAALGLLTEEDLERPLRELSVGQRRRFDLACALLAAPHVLVLDEPTNHLSVGLVDDLTVALRATSAAVVVATHDRQLRADLADWPQLDLGT
- a CDS encoding NUDIX hydrolase family protein; protein product: MTASAEFHPGPERPAGWLSAEQIGAARRQLPILYVDAVPVRVDESGDVVAVGLLLRVTNEGVMSRALVSGRVMYHERVRDALLRHIEKDLGPVALPQVPASPQPFTVAEYFPTPGVTPYHDPRQHAVSLAYVVPVAGDCRPQQDALDLAWLTPEEACAEAVQVEMNGGQGLLLRQAMAWAGRLP
- the trxA gene encoding thioredoxin, which gives rise to MSTITLTADTISSTVKDNDIVLIDFWAAWCGPCRMFAPVFEASSEAHPEVVHAKVDTEAEQQLAAELQITSIPTLMAFRDGILVFNQAGALPAPALEQVLAGVKELDMDEVRAKIAERSSAA
- a CDS encoding glycosyl hydrolase, which encodes MPWWRRGIATTAALALAGAAALVIVPRDDAVAADGIVDVGAGGYAAAPVGPTPEGCDSVEADPRSALTDDAPSGALPTNDWWSSLLYKRLDCRLSEPLHAHPVSYQPTPGGLGLSTPREATLSGTPGGIGEFHFRFVQDVVVGVAGLEAPTVQVAGWTDWTVTPSWSDGTRSLRATIGHGLPTSWYHVQGGDAVLSSTHDVRVWARDGATLGFTANGHDYAAHAPTGATWDVTGSTLRSSLGGRGYLAVTALATAADATDADRAAALAAVDGSALAEVTGTTADYTYDAAAGVVRTTYRLETTPLEAGATGALVALYPHQQRYVTAVDGEQLDAAYPSPRGAMTPYAGTTSFTTATPFTGVLPEVPAVATSSGAARATLDGLLAEVAADPMPILRADTYWTGKALGRATRIVEIADQLGETQLRDETLARVRATLTDWFTATPGKTGQVFAYDERWGTLIGYPASYGSDTELNDHHFHYGYFVAAAATLARFDPQWASDGQYGGMVDLLIRDANGYDRSETRFPYLRDFDVYAGHDWASGHGAFVAGNNQESSSEGMNFAGALVQWGEATGDTAVRDAGAYLYATQAAAIQEYWFDRAEAIPDGFGHSTLGMVWGDGGTYSTWFSGEAEMIQGINTLPITGSHLYLGTRPDDVRSNYAELVKANGGPPTVWQDILWSYLALGDPDEALRLLQANPGYPVEEGESRAHTFHWIANLAALGTLDTTVHGDSPLSVVFVKDGARTYVAANVTSAPRTVTFSDGTRVSVPAGRTVATGAQTWSGGGAVGGPTAGPTASPTPTRTPRPTASPTPTRTPRPTASPTPTRTPRPTASPTPTRTPRPTVSPTPTRTPRPTASPTPTRTPRPTASPTPTPGTGLTFALGRDGALVRTPGPAGELQVPAARGTDTAAEPPGAVVLQATGLTARATGGTTTFDLLVDAGTHVGNGTRLSVQYDLTGDGTWDRVEVYRYLATDPLPGGERYTQAVGLDRATGALGDLRGGTVRVALWNAIGSGPSTVATGGSVIGLPFR